TTTCGCAGGCGGCTGAGCACACTGTGCAGTTTAGCTCGCCGTAATCACAAGTCTCGGTGATAGCATTGCCATCGTCGCAATCTTCATTGGCAGACACATTCTGAACAGAATCACCGCAAAGAGATAAAGTGCAGTTTTCATTGCAAAGCGCGCTCTCACCTTCATCATCGCATGCTTCACCAGCATCATTGTTCACAATGCCGTCGCCGCATTCCGTATAGCAAACACCACCCTGCTCGTAATACGGGTCGTTGCAATTTAAAACGCACTCTGCATTGTTGCACACGCCACCACCATTTGGGTCGGTCATGGCTGTGCAATCTTCTACATCAAAGCCAAAGCCATTGCTGCTGCACACAGCGGCAATATTACCATTGCAGGTGTTGCTTTCAGGCGTGCAGATTTGGTTGATATTGCTTTGCCCCTCGGCGCCAAAGGGTTCATCCGATTGTGTGATGGAGGGATGCGCGTCAGCAGCAAACTGGGAGCCGTCGCCCTCGGTTGTACCTTGCACAAAAGCACCCATGGATGCCTCTGCCCCACCAACGATGACCGCTTGCCATTCACCCACCCACAAAAGAGCGCCGGCGCTTACATGGCTTAAGTAAATACGCACCAGCTTCTCGCCTGGCGCGGCCGTAATATTGATATCCCCATAAAGCCGGCCGCCACTTTCGCGCAAAGCAATGGTTTCAATGCTGCCTTCAAGCTGCGGGGAAAAGCCCGCGCTGTAAACTGCGATTTCGGCCATAAGGCCATCGGCACTTAAACTTTGGCCAATGGGCAATACAAAGCCTGCCTGGGCTGACTCTTCTTCCGGCTTAGCTTGTGTGCATGCCGCGAGAATAAAGAGCGCAAGAAGCGCCCATGCTTGGATATAATATTTCATGGCCCCACCTCCACGCTGTCTTGTAAGGTACCCACGGTGGTGTCCGCACCGCCATCACCTGAGCTGCTACCAGAGCTAAGCACCACACCGGCCACTACCCCGCCGGCCACTGCGGCAAGCCCTGTCCACAGCCACCAGCTGCTCCACACACTGCCATCGTCTTTGGCTTCTAAGCCGCTTAAGCGCTGCAGGTTGGCATTCAAATCAAAAGATGGGTCGTAGCCAGCAATAAGCTCCATCACGCCGCGCTGCACCTGCGGCACAAGCGCTGGGCCCGTGCCGATGAGGTTTACACTCACCCGCGCCACCACCCGGCCCTCTTTGTTGCTAATCCATTGCAGGTTTAAAAGTGCGGCGTTTTCGCCCATAGCTCCAAGGTTGCCGGTCACTAGAAATTCCGTGCCCAGGGCACCAGCGATTTCTGCCATGCACGAATCTTGGCTGCATTCTACCGTTTCCTTGAGCTGCTCCACATCGAGCATATTCACAACATCGCTTTTGGAAATCACATTGAATTGCTTGTGCTTGGAAAGCTCTGAGAGAATCACATTTTCAATCAGCAAAGCCTGGTCGGCATCAAACCCAGCAAGCGCTTTAAGCTCTAAGAAAAGCACATCCACCGCTCGGGTGTCTGCGGCGTAAGCCGGACCGGCTATAAGCGATAGAATCAGTATCACTGAACATATTTTTGGCATGGATGCCCCCCGGTGAAAGATTAGCCTTTGGGCGGAGTGGGAGCAAGCCGGAATAGGGACTGATGGGGTAAATGTTAAATGTATTTAGATAGTTGGCAAGATGGGAGAAAGTAGTTCTTTCTACGCTGCGGCTGCAGACTCCGCTCCTTTTTCAAGATTATAGCCGGACCCTGTATATACCACCACCTATGAAGTAGAGTGCGATAAATGGTCGGTGAAGAACCGCCGATACAGGAGGATGAGTTATTAATAACAACGATATCTTGCGACGTGTACGTTATGTTTTTGATTTTAGCGATCAGCTGATGCTTTCGATATTCGAGCTCGGCGGACACCAAGGAAATATACCTGAGCTAACAACTTGGTTCACACGTGAAGGAACCCCAGAATTTGTAATGTGCGAAGATGAGTACATGGCACGCTTTCTCAATGGGCTCATCATCAAGAATAGAGGCTCAAGAGATGGCACCATCCCTGAACCTGAGACCAAGCTCACAAACAACATCATCCTGCGGAAGCTGAAAATCGCTCTCAGTCTTCAAGCAGACGACATCATCGCAATACTTAAATTAAACAACTTCAATTTAAGCAAACATGAACTGAGCGCGCTCTTTCGACGACCCGACCATAAAAACTACCGGGAGTGCCTCGACCAAGTGCTTCGTAACTTCCTGGATGGGCTGGAAAAGCACTACAGAAAAAAGGTCATCGGGAAAAGTTAGAGTTGGTCTCCGACACACCACAGATCTTAGCTTTTCTCAATTCTCGGTGAGCACTTCGTAGACCCTCGTTTTCCCCTGCCTACCCTTTGCCTGAACAAGGTCCACCAGACGAACTCTATTCTCGACTTCTAAGAAGGCCTCTTCACCCAAGTCGGCCCTAATGGCAGCGAGTGTATTTTCACTGATTAAAAACGGCGTATTGTATTTCTTGGTAAGTGACTCAAGCCTGGACGCCAAGTTCACAGCGTCACCAATCACGGTACCCTCCATACGGCTGCTCTCGCCAACGATTCCCAACATCAAGTCCCCGGTGTTTATACCAATGCCAATCTTAATCTCGGCGCGTCCCTCTAAAGCCCGCTCTTGGTTCAACGCGTGCAATGCTCTCTCCATACCCATGCCAGCATTCAGGGCATCTACCGGAGATTCAAAAAGAGCCATAATTGCATCGCCTATATACTTATCGATGAACCCACCGTTCTCACTCACCACCGGACCTACACGACTCAAAAAATCGTTCAGGAACTTAAAAGTTTGCTGCGCTCCTAATTTCTCCGAGATCGAAGTGAATGACCGAATGTCGCTGAATAACACCGTCATGTTACGTTCAACCTGTTCACCATGTTGCACTTCAATGACCGATTTATGATTGAGAAACTCTAGAAACTGTTTTGGAACAAATCTCAAATAAGAACTGTTCAAACGACTTAGCTCCTCACGGTGCTGAAGATCAATCGTTTGACGTTCTAGAATCTGGTTCGCAAAGCCATTAAGAGCAACTGCAATATGCTGAAACTCGGCTGCCCCCTTGAGTTCCAAGTCGGCCCTAATTTCACCTTTGCGTAAGAGAGATAACCGCTTATCCAATTCACCCAGTGGTAAAATAGCTAGATTATAAATCATCCCGACCACTGTCAGGGCGACAAGCAATAATACGAATGCCATTGCAATCCGTGTTTCATGAGCGCGTGCGGAAACCTCCATGACGGCTGGTGTGAGGTCTACGATTGCATTAATGAATCCGCGGCGCACACCATCTAATAAGACCGTACGCTCTTTTAAGATAAGTAACTCGGACCCGGGTGCTACTGGACGTATCCAACGCACAAGCAATCTTTTCTGCGCATTCAAAACTTCAAGAGAGTGAATACTCGAGTCACTTTCCCCAATTTCATTCGCTAGATGACGTAAAAGTGAAACATCCTCTGCTGCGATTGCATCGGAGGCTATCACAGTTAGGTTATCCAAAAGTTGGTTTTTCTGATCTTCAATCTTCTCACGTAAATAACGGTCGTCACGTTCTGCCGCCATTTCGCCCACCCACAGGACCAGAACCACCGTCGCTACACTGATGGCTAAAGAGAATTGTGCCCACAATGGCCACTGTCCTAACGGGACCCATTTCATATGTTATCGCCCTTTGGAAAAAACATCGTCCAACTCGGTTAAGTTTAAACTTCGGACATCATTCCACTCAGAATCCACTGCGGTAGATAAACCAGCGAACTTAAGTGACTCAAATACATCTTGTCGATGGGGGCTTCTTTCAATGGTCGCTACCACCTGCATAAGCGTACTAACGATGTGTTCTGGCAATCGAGAATGATAAGCGAACGCGTGAGGAGTAAATCCCGGTGAAGTCCATAAGACCCTCAATTGATTCCGGATACTTGGCGATAAAGATGCAAATGTTCTCATCACGCCCCCGCCAATACTGTGTAACCCTTGAGCCACTCCTGCATAAACTGAGTCATGCGACTTTACGTAGCTCACGTGTACCGGGACTCCCAGCTCTTTAAGCCGAGCCCTGGTCAAAAGCGTTGCTGCAAAAGCAGCCGGGGCAGGAAAAGCTGCCTGAAGCCCTGTACAGTCAGATAATCCTAAAAGCGGACTATCTTTTCGCGTAACGACTATGCCTCGAATTCGCTTATCTTTTTGTTTAGCAAAAGCTTTATATCCGGTTTGCTTACTGAACACGACGTAATGATAGGGATTCATATAGGCTAAATCGTAGTATCCTTGCGCGACACGTTTCTCAAATTCAGGTATTGACGACGCGGTTTTAACTAAAATTTTCCGGCCTAAAAGATGTGATAAATAATCGGCCAGCGGTCCCCAATTCTTGTGGATTGTTGCTACCGGCTGTTGCGGAACAATACCTAGAGTCAGAGATTCCGGGAAGCCGAGCCGACTGTCAGGGTTAAAGGTTGGCGTCTCTACTCTTCCTTCCATTGGCTTGTAAGTGGGACTGGAGCACCCACCCATGACTAAGAGAACCAAGGCAAGCATCCACAACACGGCCCTGACGGGTGTGTAGCGCGTACCCAAATGCTCATGATTGACAACCCTCAAGCCACGGCTGGCAGGGATTCTATACTCCGGGACAGATTCCAAACGACTGAGCATTACACAGGCTCCATCGATTCATTCGAATCTCTAACAACCAAGACAGAGCACGGAGCACCTCTTACGAGTGCCTCAGCGACGCTTCCTAACATCAGCCGCTCTATGCCATCACGACCATGAGTCCCGGCTACAATCAGCTCCGCGCGAACCTCCTGAGCTAACTCAATAATACTATCGGCAGGCTTTCCCCGAAGAACTTTCGTAACGATGTTAATCCCAGGTTTTTGTTCATCGGGCGCAACAAGACTTCGCATAAAGGCATGCGCCAGCTCAACTTCGTTGCGTTTGGTAGGGTTTGGGTGTGACAAGAGCCACTGAGTCGACTCTTCGTTCAATGCATGACAAATCACCAGCTGGCTCTCATTGGGCCAAGCTTGGACATAAGCAACTCGAACGGCACGATTTCCCAGGGCTGAAAAGTCGGTAGCAACTACAAGCCTTCGATATGTATTCATCCTGTCGGTCCGATCAGGTCTGTATGTTTGGACTCCCGTCTACTTAGAGCCATTCGGCATCAAAAAGATTCATAAATCATTGAAAAAACTGTATTTATTCAGACATATGATCAAAGAATTCGACGACCGAGGCGAGACCGTAGGTTCGAGGGCCCAGCTCGCCGGATAATTTTCCTTATGATTTCAAATAAGTCGAGGCAGGAAGACTCCTGGCCCACCCATTTCTCACAGGCCTTAAATACCTTCTGAAAAATTACGCATCGCAGAAAGCCCGCCACCGGTCGTCGTCGTCACAACGTTTTCAACCATATCGTTGATAGCCTTGGACGGTGTACCTGCACCTGGAGCACTCATCGCACCACCCAGAGCACCATCTGTGAAGGCATCGCCCATCTGCTTCCCAAAATCACCCAAGTTTGAAGGCGAATCACGTGCACCGGTAAGCATATCAGTACCGGCCGAGCCCATATTACCGAGCCCATTTGTTAACATCCCGCAGCCTATCCCGCCGCCGCAGATTGGGCCCAGTGCCCCACCAATGCAGCCGCCAACGGCGCCGCCAAAGCCCGCTTTCAGCGAACAGTAGAGAGTGCTCCCACCCAAACCAGCAAGTGCGGCTGAGGTAACACCCACCCAAGCGGCGCCTATCGCACACCCCGCCAAGACATTAGCGAGACGACCATCCGTATCTATGAAATTGATTGGGTTGTTGTAGCTATAAGCATAGGTGTTCCACTGCCCACTCAAGAAAAAGCTAGGGTCTCGGGTGGACCAGCGGCCAAGCTCTGGCATGTACCAACGGTTCTGAAGCCAAACCATATCCGTATCAGGATCGACCATTCCACCAGCAAAACCAAACGATGACACAAGGTCGTTATCCGCTGCTTCCGCGCCCGTGGCATCGAAATAACGCGCGTCTGCGAGTTGACCAAACGCTGTATAGGTAAATGCCGCACGAACAACGCCGGAATCCGAATCAACAAGGGCTCGCGTATTACCTTGCTTATCCACCACAAACGCGTAGGTCGTGCCAGCTTGAACCATATAGGCAGGGTGGTACTCGTTGCCCGCGTAAACAAAGTAAGCCTCAGTTCCAAGCGCAGCCTGATACTCTACCACAGGTCTACGGTTGGTATCATAGAGCCAGCGGTGGGTTTCAACACCATCAACAAGGCGCTGTACACGGTTGCCAAAGGGATCGAGAATGTACCGGATAACGCGTCCATCCTCCATGGTCACGGTGCTCAGCTGCCCCGCCGCATCGTAATCAAATCCTCGTTCAGAGCCGGAGCCGGTCTCGGTACGGACACGAAGCTGACCCTTTTCATCGTAAGAATAAGCGTGCTCACTTGAGGAGGCCAACTGATCCGCCAGGTTGTATGTAAAGGTCTCCGAAGAAGCACCATGGCTCGTCCCGGTGAGATTATCATTTTGGTCATAATCCCAGGCCGATGAAACACCACCTGCACTTGCGCCAATCAAACGCCTGCGGCCATCGTAGCCATAGGTGATTGTCTGATTCGTACCCATAAAGGTTTCTTCTCGCTCACTCACTTGGCCAACGTCATTTCGAACGATGGCTTCACTAAACAACACCTCGGCCGTACTGACCAAGTCATAGCTTTCTCCCGTAACTTCACCAAACCCGTTGTAGGTCGTGGTACGACGTATATCCCCTACTCTTGCTTCAATTTGCTGCTCTGTGCCCGCAGCCCGGGTAATGCTGTAATCACCGCGTGACGCCAGAAAACCATCGCTGTCGTAGCTGGTGTTGACAGTTCTCAAACCGCCGCTCCAAGACACAGTCTCACTGGAGCGATAAAAGAAATCATCATAGCTATAAGAAACAGATCCACTGACCGCACCTGAATATGTCATCGAAGTGAGGAGTTCACCTTGCCAATTCAAATCCACATCTACTGATTCAGCAGGTTCAAGCCCTACCCTTGAATAACCGGCAAGCTGGCCGGAGACGCCCGAATAAAATTGACCAACTTGGTAATCCTCACCGCTGGCTTCGATGACACGGCCATACTCATCGTAGTTGTAACTGATTCGCGCAGTTTGGTCCGGATTATTCACCGCCAACAATTGTCCGTCGAGGTTATAATCGAGGCTTAATACTTGGCGAACATCTGTTGAGTTCTCAGGAGACGGCGTTAGAATGCTGACTAAACGCCCCGCAGAATCAAAGTCAAAACGATACACATTGCCCGCCGGGCCAGTGAGTTCTTGAACCCTACCGTTGTCATCATAACCAAGAGTGATGGTGCCATCATCCGTATTCCAGCGCTTTGCAATACGTCGCATTGCTTGCGTCGTCCAGATCTCGAATTCTACCCCGTCCGGGTGGGTCACCGTATGGATGATGAGGTCTCCCTCTTCCACCCGGTCAATCACATAGTTCCGTGTGCTTTCGCCATCGGTATGAATCACCTGCTTCAGGCGACTGTCACCCTGATAAACAAGCTCATACGTGCCGTAGCCGTTAACGGTTGATTCTTGGAGTAAGCCTTCGGGACTGAGTGTCCACGAAGCTTGCCGACCTTCACCCGACTCAAGCCCCAGCACCCCTGTGCCTGCATCAAAACTCCACGTGGTGGTACTGGTCTCATTGGTGACCTGCTCACGCAGAGCGCTCACAAGTTCCAACGGATTGCCGTCGTTCAACGTAACGGCCAGCGTGGTCTCCGTGGTTCGAGTTGGAACATCACCGCCAATCCCTTGAGAGGTCTGGGTGTAACTTGGATACTTGGTGCTGCCAGTCCAACGTGGATGATAGCTTAAATCGACCACTTGACGCTTTCCATGTGGGTATACTGCATGGTACCGCGACGCACCGCGGTCCATCACGGTTTCTGTCACCGAGCCATCTGGATAGATTTCGGCATTGTAGTAACCGTAGAGCGAGTCGTCGTATCCAGGATAAAGCAATGAACTGTGCAGTTCTGAACGGTACCGGCTGGAGTCATAAATAAGCGTACGTGCCATCGGCGTTGTGACGCGGCTGCGGCGTACTCCAATACTTCGCTCGTCTGAGTACGGAACAGCATATACCCACTGCTCAAATTCACGCTCGGTGTCGTCTTCGGAAACCGCAGCACTCAATCGGCCTTTAAGTGAGTATCTATATTCTTTAGATTCACCATTGGGATGCTGAAAACCAGACATCAAACCGGTTGAGCTACCATCGGGCGCCTGCGTATACTCAAACTGATAAGTCTGATTATGCGAATTCTGAATGGTATTCGTGTAGCCAAATGCATCGAAGCTAAGTTCGGTAACGGCACCTGTTGGACTGGTAATCGTCGCTCCATCCGATGAATATTCAATCGTTACCTGGTTCCCATACGCGTCTGTCACCGCGCAGAGCCGCCCATCATTTACACCATCGGCTGCGCAGAGGTTCGACTCACCTCCCACATAATGAAAGGTAAGCTGGACCGCTTGTGTTCGTGCATTACGCGTTTCAAGATGCCGCCCATCTAAATCAAAAACAAACACCTCTTTTTGGTTCGGTCCCAAGATATACATCAAGTCACCTTGATTCGCCTCATGCACAGGCCTTACCCGGCGCACCCGGCTATTGGTGTAATCTGCGATGATAATACGGTCTTCAGAATCTACCGCCAAACCATTCACAAACCCGAGGACCGCCGAGGCAGCAGGTCCACCATCGCCACAGCTTTCGAATGAACTACAAGAAGCCAATACTCCACATCGTCCAACAACATCTTCCAAGGAGCCTTCGCTCGACAGACGCCGAACACACTGGTTTCCGCGCTCTGGCGTACCTTCCAAGAACGGCGTCCAAGAGCCATCTGCAATCAGCAGTTCTCCACTGCTATTGAGAGCCAAACCACCAGGATAAGCTAAAGCACTCTCAGTAG
The Deltaproteobacteria bacterium genome window above contains:
- a CDS encoding DUF1456 family protein, whose amino-acid sequence is MNNNDILRRVRYVFDFSDQLMLSIFELGGHQGNIPELTTWFTREGTPEFVMCEDEYMARFLNGLIIKNRGSRDGTIPEPETKLTNNIILRKLKIALSLQADDIIAILKLNNFNLSKHELSALFRRPDHKNYRECLDQVLRNFLDGLEKHYRKKVIGKS
- a CDS encoding adenylate/guanylate cyclase domain-containing protein: MKWVPLGQWPLWAQFSLAISVATVVLVLWVGEMAAERDDRYLREKIEDQKNQLLDNLTVIASDAIAAEDVSLLRHLANEIGESDSSIHSLEVLNAQKRLLVRWIRPVAPGSELLILKERTVLLDGVRRGFINAIVDLTPAVMEVSARAHETRIAMAFVLLLVALTVVGMIYNLAILPLGELDKRLSLLRKGEIRADLELKGAAEFQHIAVALNGFANQILERQTIDLQHREELSRLNSSYLRFVPKQFLEFLNHKSVIEVQHGEQVERNMTVLFSDIRSFTSISEKLGAQQTFKFLNDFLSRVGPVVSENGGFIDKYIGDAIMALFESPVDALNAGMGMERALHALNQERALEGRAEIKIGIGINTGDLMLGIVGESSRMEGTVIGDAVNLASRLESLTKKYNTPFLISENTLAAIRADLGEEAFLEVENRVRLVDLVQAKGRQGKTRVYEVLTEN
- a CDS encoding phosphate/phosphite/phosphonate ABC transporter substrate-binding protein → MLSRLESVPEYRIPASRGLRVVNHEHLGTRYTPVRAVLWMLALVLLVMGGCSSPTYKPMEGRVETPTFNPDSRLGFPESLTLGIVPQQPVATIHKNWGPLADYLSHLLGRKILVKTASSIPEFEKRVAQGYYDLAYMNPYHYVVFSKQTGYKAFAKQKDKRIRGIVVTRKDSPLLGLSDCTGLQAAFPAPAAFAATLLTRARLKELGVPVHVSYVKSHDSVYAGVAQGLHSIGGGVMRTFASLSPSIRNQLRVLWTSPGFTPHAFAYHSRLPEHIVSTLMQVVATIERSPHRQDVFESLKFAGLSTAVDSEWNDVRSLNLTELDDVFSKGR
- a CDS encoding universal stress protein — its product is MNTYRRLVVATDFSALGNRAVRVAYVQAWPNESQLVICHALNEESTQWLLSHPNPTKRNEVELAHAFMRSLVAPDEQKPGINIVTKVLRGKPADSIIELAQEVRAELIVAGTHGRDGIERLMLGSVAEALVRGAPCSVLVVRDSNESMEPV